A genome region from Leifsonia sp. Root112D2 includes the following:
- a CDS encoding penicillin acylase family protein: MGADAPRIGHRHRFIKVVSATLIVLLTLAIIAAGLSYWMVTRSFPQLGGTIEITSLQKPVTVYRDDAGIPQIVASSAHDLFEAQGYVHAQDRFWEMDFRRHVTAGRLAELFGSSQVGTDTFIRTLGWREVAKKEVAAMDTKSLAYYQDYADGVNAYLKTHKGANMSLEYAVLGLQHPGYEPEPWTPVDSVAWLKAMAWDLRSNLTAEVDRALLKSTLTDAQISELYPPYPYGEHPTITAFGGGLDAASTAPDAAADAAPAAATQPSAGDAASEQTLRADAVAPLEQLQTTLSSVPKLLGPAGTDIGSNSWVVAGSHTASGKPLLANDPHLGAVEPSVWYQIGLHCRAVTASCPFDVAGFSFSGLPGVVIGHNDHIAWGFTNAGPDVTDLYLEKVTGNSYELDGKKLPLTTRRETITVAGGKDVHITVRSTGHGPLVTNAMESFTQIADADSQAEDAPKNGYQLSLQWTALTAGTTPSAIFALNAATNWEQFRDAARLFTVPSQNLIYADTEGNIGYQMPGQVPIRAAGDGTTPAAGWTSAHDWTGFVPFDTLPSELNPAKGFIATANNAIVGPQFATMLTKDWDAGYRANEITATLAAAIADGTKLTVKDMARLQNDNEDANAAEIAPLLSSLRLTGDAKRGAELLENWNHHDDADSAAAAYFAIFWKNLLNDAFGRKLPDSAQPTGGDRWFSVVKHLAAQPNSPWWSDEKLGLSGRDDMFAYAAKQAYDEAVQLMGADPGAWRWGDIHTLELRNASFGSSGVAPIEALFNRGPYELSGGSAVVDATGWNAALGYEVTIVPSMRQVIDLGDFDRSTWINLTGESGHTFHPNYVDQTPLWQRHETRAWPFSLDAVTKAAKDTLTLKP, from the coding sequence GTGGGGGCAGACGCACCGCGCATCGGTCATCGGCACCGATTTATCAAGGTTGTCAGCGCGACACTCATCGTGCTGCTGACCCTGGCGATCATCGCCGCAGGGCTCAGCTACTGGATGGTCACCCGTTCCTTTCCGCAGCTCGGCGGCACCATAGAGATCACTTCCCTGCAGAAGCCGGTCACGGTCTATCGTGACGACGCGGGCATCCCACAGATCGTCGCGTCGAGCGCGCACGATCTGTTCGAGGCGCAGGGGTATGTGCACGCACAGGACCGCTTCTGGGAGATGGACTTTCGCAGGCACGTGACGGCGGGTCGACTGGCCGAGCTCTTCGGCAGCAGCCAGGTCGGCACCGACACCTTCATTCGAACGCTCGGCTGGCGCGAGGTGGCGAAGAAGGAAGTCGCCGCGATGGATACGAAGTCACTCGCCTACTACCAGGACTATGCCGACGGGGTGAATGCCTACCTGAAGACGCACAAGGGCGCGAACATGTCGCTCGAATACGCCGTGCTCGGCCTGCAGCACCCGGGCTATGAACCTGAGCCCTGGACTCCGGTCGATTCCGTGGCCTGGCTGAAGGCGATGGCCTGGGACCTGCGCTCTAATCTCACCGCGGAGGTCGACCGCGCCCTGCTGAAGAGCACGCTCACCGACGCGCAGATCTCGGAGCTGTACCCGCCGTATCCGTACGGCGAGCATCCGACCATCACCGCATTCGGCGGTGGCCTGGACGCCGCCTCGACTGCTCCGGATGCCGCTGCGGATGCCGCCCCCGCCGCCGCCACCCAGCCCAGCGCCGGCGATGCGGCATCCGAGCAGACGCTGCGCGCTGATGCCGTGGCGCCCCTCGAACAGCTGCAAACCACTCTCTCCTCCGTTCCAAAGCTGCTCGGCCCCGCTGGCACCGATATCGGCTCCAACTCGTGGGTCGTGGCGGGCAGCCACACCGCCAGCGGCAAGCCACTGCTGGCCAACGACCCGCACCTGGGCGCCGTGGAGCCGTCGGTCTGGTACCAGATCGGCCTGCACTGCCGAGCGGTCACGGCATCCTGCCCCTTCGATGTCGCAGGCTTCAGCTTCTCCGGGCTGCCGGGCGTGGTGATAGGCCACAACGACCACATCGCCTGGGGCTTTACCAACGCCGGCCCGGATGTCACGGATCTCTACCTGGAGAAGGTGACCGGCAACAGCTACGAGCTCGACGGTAAGAAGCTGCCGCTGACGACCAGGCGAGAGACCATCACGGTGGCCGGCGGCAAGGATGTGCACATCACGGTGCGCTCCACGGGCCACGGCCCGCTCGTGACGAATGCGATGGAATCGTTCACGCAGATCGCCGACGCGGACTCGCAGGCGGAGGACGCACCGAAGAACGGCTATCAGCTCTCGCTGCAGTGGACAGCGCTGACAGCCGGCACCACCCCCTCCGCGATCTTCGCGCTGAATGCCGCCACGAACTGGGAGCAGTTCCGCGACGCGGCCCGGCTGTTCACGGTGCCGTCGCAGAACCTGATCTATGCCGACACCGAAGGCAACATCGGCTACCAGATGCCCGGTCAGGTTCCGATTCGCGCCGCGGGAGACGGCACGACGCCCGCCGCGGGCTGGACCAGTGCACATGACTGGACAGGCTTCGTCCCCTTCGACACGCTGCCCAGCGAACTCAACCCGGCCAAGGGCTTCATCGCCACGGCCAACAACGCCATCGTCGGCCCGCAATTTGCGACCATGCTCACGAAGGACTGGGATGCGGGGTATCGAGCCAACGAGATTACGGCCACGCTCGCCGCCGCCATCGCCGACGGCACAAAGCTCACCGTGAAGGACATGGCTCGGCTGCAGAACGACAATGAGGATGCCAACGCCGCCGAGATTGCACCCTTGCTGTCGTCGTTGAGACTCACCGGAGACGCCAAACGCGGCGCGGAGTTGCTGGAGAACTGGAATCACCACGACGACGCAGACAGCGCTGCGGCAGCCTATTTCGCCATCTTCTGGAAAAATCTGCTGAACGACGCCTTCGGGCGCAAGCTGCCGGATTCGGCCCAGCCGACGGGTGGTGATCGCTGGTTCTCCGTGGTGAAGCATCTCGCCGCCCAACCGAACTCGCCCTGGTGGTCGGACGAGAAACTCGGCCTCTCGGGGCGTGACGACATGTTCGCGTACGCCGCAAAGCAGGCGTACGACGAAGCCGTGCAGCTGATGGGCGCCGACCCGGGCGCGTGGCGCTGGGGCGACATCCACACTCTCGAACTGCGAAATGCGAGTTTCGGCAGCTCGGGCGTCGCGCCCATCGAGGCCCTGTTCAACCGGGGTCCGTATGAGCTGAGCGGCGGTTCGGCGGTAGTGGATGCCACCGGCTGGAACGCAGCGCTCGGCTACGAGGTGACCATCGTTCCCTCGATGCGTCAGGTGATAGACCTCGGTGACTTCGACCGCTCGACCTGGATCAATCTCACGGGCGAGTCCGGCCACACCTTTCACCCGAACTACGTCGACCAGACGCCGCTGTGGCAGCGACACGAGACGCGGGCATGGCCCTTCAGCCTCGACGCGGTCACGAAGGCCGCGAAGGACACACTGACGCTTAAGCCGTAG
- the dapD gene encoding 2,3,4,5-tetrahydropyridine-2,6-dicarboxylate N-succinyltransferase: MASDVPAESPAPTHAWGYGLATVAADGTVLDTWYPRPQLGTLPAGRDRWIAPSELEELAGDDARRNVHVDIVTVEIELKAAPRSTSDAYLRLHLLSHLLVKPNSLNLDGIFAQLPIVAWTNAGPVLPADYERLRPSLQRAGIQTTGIDKFPRLTDYVVPDRVRIADASRVRLGAHLAPGTTVMHEGFVNYNAGTLGASMIEGRISQGVVVGDGSDIGGGASIMGTLSGGGTQRVSIGERALLGANSGIGISLGDDTVVEAGLYVTAGTKVTVVGSAPSANGAAQLVKAVELSGVPNLLFRRNSLTGAVEVLARSGSGIQLNTALHA; this comes from the coding sequence ATGGCCTCCGACGTTCCCGCAGAATCTCCCGCGCCCACGCACGCCTGGGGCTACGGCCTCGCCACGGTGGCAGCCGACGGCACCGTGCTCGACACGTGGTACCCACGCCCTCAACTCGGCACGCTGCCTGCCGGCCGTGACCGCTGGATCGCGCCATCCGAGCTGGAGGAGCTCGCGGGCGACGATGCGCGCCGCAACGTACACGTGGACATCGTCACCGTCGAGATCGAGTTGAAGGCTGCACCACGCTCGACATCGGATGCGTACCTGCGGCTGCACCTGCTCTCCCACCTTCTCGTGAAGCCGAATTCCCTCAACCTCGACGGCATCTTCGCCCAGCTGCCTATCGTGGCGTGGACGAATGCCGGCCCCGTGCTGCCGGCCGACTACGAGCGCCTGCGCCCGTCCCTGCAGCGGGCCGGCATCCAGACCACCGGTATCGACAAATTCCCCCGGCTCACCGACTACGTCGTACCCGATCGCGTACGCATTGCGGATGCCTCGCGCGTTCGCCTCGGTGCGCACCTGGCCCCCGGCACCACCGTCATGCACGAGGGTTTCGTGAACTACAACGCGGGCACCCTGGGCGCATCCATGATCGAGGGTCGCATCTCGCAGGGCGTCGTGGTCGGCGACGGCTCGGATATCGGTGGCGGGGCATCCATCATGGGCACCCTCTCGGGCGGCGGCACGCAGCGCGTGTCGATCGGCGAGCGCGCCCTACTCGGCGCCAACTCGGGCATCGGAATCTCGCTCGGCGACGACACCGTCGTGGAGGCCGGACTCTACGTGACGGCCGGCACCAAGGTCACCGTGGTCGGCTCGGCGCCGAGTGCGAACGGAGCCGCGCAGCTGGTGAAGGCCGTCGAGCTCTCTGGCGTGCCCAATCTGCTGTTCCGCCGCAACTCGCTCACGGGCGCCGTCGAGGTGCTCGCCCGCTCGGGAAGCGGCATCCAGCTCAACACGGCCCTGCACGCCTGA
- the efeO gene encoding iron uptake system protein EfeO gives MKPRMLSTVTVAALAALALSGCVANSSTNGAASVTVNSSASACTLSAASAPSGTIHFSVSNSSDKVTEFYVLAEDGLRIVGEVENVTPGVKRQLTVQAKPGSYYTVCKPGMVGDGVGKAAFTVTDSGTSVKLAGDLTQQGEAAATNYIAYVKDQSGRLLTATKAFTNAYLAGDDDTARSLYPTARANYERIEPVAESFGDLDPELDFREADVAEGETWTGWHRIEKDLWPPAPAQNSGTTYVALTKAERTSFADKLTVNTQQLYDAVHAKSYSVSLDAISNGAIGLLDEVANGKITGEEEIWSHTDLWDFQANLEGARVAYEGVRDIASSKNPSLVKQIDARFASLEKQLAAYGSLEKGFTFYNDLSTAEVKSLSNGVNALSEPLSQLTAVVVGEG, from the coding sequence ATGAAACCCCGCATGCTCAGCACCGTCACGGTTGCGGCACTGGCCGCGCTCGCCCTCAGCGGATGCGTCGCCAACAGCAGCACGAACGGCGCGGCGTCCGTCACGGTGAACAGCAGCGCGAGCGCATGCACCCTTTCGGCCGCAAGCGCGCCCAGCGGCACCATCCACTTCAGCGTGAGCAACTCGAGCGACAAGGTCACCGAGTTCTATGTGCTCGCTGAGGACGGTCTGCGCATCGTCGGCGAGGTAGAGAATGTCACCCCCGGCGTCAAACGCCAGCTCACCGTGCAAGCCAAACCGGGCAGCTACTACACGGTGTGCAAGCCCGGCATGGTCGGCGACGGGGTGGGCAAGGCCGCATTCACCGTGACGGATTCGGGTACGAGCGTGAAGCTCGCCGGTGACCTCACGCAGCAGGGCGAAGCCGCCGCAACCAACTACATCGCCTACGTCAAAGATCAGAGCGGTCGCCTGCTGACGGCAACGAAGGCGTTCACAAATGCCTACCTCGCCGGCGACGACGACACCGCACGTTCGCTCTACCCCACCGCCCGCGCCAACTACGAGCGCATCGAGCCGGTCGCCGAGTCGTTCGGTGATCTCGACCCTGAACTCGACTTTCGCGAGGCCGATGTGGCCGAGGGCGAGACCTGGACCGGCTGGCACCGCATCGAGAAGGACCTGTGGCCGCCGGCCCCCGCGCAGAACAGCGGCACCACATACGTTGCTCTCACAAAGGCTGAGCGCACGAGCTTCGCCGACAAGCTCACCGTGAACACCCAGCAGCTCTACGATGCCGTGCACGCGAAGAGCTACTCCGTGTCGCTCGACGCGATCTCCAACGGCGCCATCGGCCTGCTCGACGAGGTGGCGAACGGCAAGATCACGGGCGAAGAGGAAATTTGGTCGCACACAGACCTGTGGGATTTCCAAGCCAACCTCGAGGGTGCCCGCGTGGCCTACGAGGGCGTGCGCGACATCGCCTCGTCGAAGAACCCGTCGCTCGTGAAGCAGATCGACGCGCGCTTCGCCAGCCTCGAAAAGCAGCTCGCCGCGTACGGCAGCCTCGAGAAGGGTTTCACCTTCTACAACGACCTCAGCACGGCCGAGGTCAAGAGCCTCTCCAACGGCGTCAACGCCCTCAGCGAGCCGCTCAGCCAGCTCACCGCCGTCGTTGTCGGCGAGGGTTAA
- a CDS encoding nuclease-related domain-containing protein, translating to MDFDDIAAAFCADQPFSTLLADPKPQRGEFGGDATGAALSMLDNEWVGLNAVPIGPGSVRLDHLVFGPGGVFAINTRRHPGQAIWVARSTFAVAGQRMPYIRSAEHDATRVRRLLGDALPGGVPVTPLIVLVGAGTVSVRQQPASVVVLDARGLARWLRRQPAILDADAVSTLADAVSVRATA from the coding sequence GTGGACTTCGACGACATCGCTGCCGCCTTCTGCGCTGATCAACCGTTCAGCACCCTGTTGGCCGACCCGAAGCCACAGCGTGGAGAGTTCGGAGGCGACGCGACAGGCGCGGCGCTTTCCATGCTCGACAACGAGTGGGTGGGCCTGAACGCCGTACCGATCGGTCCAGGATCCGTGCGTCTCGATCACCTCGTCTTCGGTCCAGGGGGTGTCTTCGCGATCAATACGCGGCGGCACCCCGGCCAGGCGATCTGGGTCGCGCGATCGACGTTCGCGGTGGCCGGGCAGCGGATGCCGTACATTCGCAGCGCCGAACACGACGCGACGCGCGTGCGCAGGCTTCTGGGTGACGCACTACCGGGCGGCGTGCCCGTTACCCCGCTTATCGTGCTGGTGGGCGCCGGAACCGTGAGCGTGCGTCAGCAGCCCGCCTCTGTGGTCGTACTCGACGCCCGCGGACTCGCGCGCTGGCTGCGTCGACAGCCCGCGATTCTCGACGCCGATGCCGTCTCGACGCTCGCGGATGCCGTCTCGGTGCGCGCTACGGCTTAA
- the fdxA gene encoding ferredoxin gives MTYVIALPCVDVKDRACVDECPVDCIYEGERSLYIHPDECVDCGACEPVCPVEAIYYEDDLPEQWAEYYKANVEFFDDLGSPGGAAKTGVIPKDHPIIAALPPQNRA, from the coding sequence GTGACCTATGTCATCGCTCTTCCCTGCGTCGATGTGAAAGACCGTGCCTGCGTCGACGAATGCCCCGTCGACTGCATCTACGAAGGCGAACGCTCGCTGTACATCCACCCCGACGAGTGCGTCGACTGCGGTGCCTGCGAGCCCGTGTGCCCCGTGGAAGCGATTTATTATGAGGATGACCTTCCCGAGCAGTGGGCCGAGTACTACAAGGCCAACGTCGAGTTCTTCGACGACCTCGGCTCCCCGGGAGGCGCCGCGAAGACGGGCGTGATTCCCAAGGACCACCCGATTATTGCCGCGCTGCCCCCGCAGAACCGGGCCTAG
- a CDS encoding citrate synthase, producing MSGNETGAEPDKATLNFPGGSAEFPIRPSVEGASSIDFSTLTKQTGLTALDYGFVNTAATSSAITYIDGDAGILRYRGYPIEQVAKNSTYLEVAWLLIYGELPSADELADFDERIRRHTLLHEDLKHFFGALPHNAHPMSVLSSAVSALSTFYQDSLSVTDPEQVELSTIRLLAKLPVIAAYAHKKSVGQAFLYPDNSLSFVDNFLRLNFGTLAEPYEVNPVVSKALERLLILHEDHEQNASTSTVRLVGSTQANLFASVSAGINALYGPLHGGANEAVLDMLGTIRDSGESVQKYVERVKNKEDGVKLMGFGHRVYKNFDPRAKLVKESADEVLDALGVKDPLLDIAKELEAVALADDYFIERKLYPNVDFYTGVIYKAMGFPTRMFTVLFAIGRLPGWIGHWREMNTDPATKIGRPQQLYIGEPERNWPSR from the coding sequence GTGAGCGGAAACGAAACGGGAGCAGAGCCCGACAAGGCGACTCTGAACTTTCCGGGCGGATCAGCCGAATTCCCGATCCGGCCCAGTGTCGAGGGCGCCTCCAGCATCGACTTCTCCACGCTGACGAAGCAGACCGGTCTGACCGCGCTCGACTATGGTTTCGTGAACACCGCGGCGACGTCGTCTGCCATCACCTATATCGACGGGGATGCGGGCATTCTGCGCTATCGCGGGTACCCCATCGAGCAGGTCGCCAAGAATTCGACGTACCTCGAGGTCGCCTGGTTGCTGATCTACGGTGAACTGCCGTCGGCCGACGAGCTTGCGGACTTCGATGAGCGCATCCGTCGTCACACACTGCTGCACGAAGATCTCAAGCACTTCTTCGGTGCGCTGCCGCACAACGCGCACCCGATGTCGGTGCTCTCCAGCGCGGTCTCGGCGCTGTCGACGTTCTACCAGGACTCGCTGAGCGTGACCGACCCGGAGCAGGTCGAACTCTCGACCATCCGCCTGCTGGCGAAGCTGCCGGTGATCGCCGCGTACGCACACAAGAAGAGCGTCGGGCAGGCATTCCTGTACCCGGACAACTCGCTGAGCTTCGTCGACAACTTTCTGCGGCTCAACTTCGGCACACTGGCCGAGCCCTACGAGGTGAACCCGGTCGTCTCCAAGGCACTGGAGCGACTGCTGATTCTGCACGAAGACCACGAGCAGAACGCCTCGACGTCGACCGTGCGCCTGGTGGGCTCCACCCAGGCGAACCTCTTCGCCTCGGTCTCGGCCGGAATCAACGCCCTCTACGGCCCGCTGCACGGTGGCGCCAACGAGGCCGTTCTTGACATGCTCGGCACGATTCGCGACTCGGGTGAGAGCGTGCAGAAGTACGTGGAGCGCGTCAAGAACAAAGAAGACGGCGTGAAGCTCATGGGCTTCGGGCACCGCGTCTACAAGAACTTCGACCCGCGCGCCAAGCTCGTCAAGGAGAGCGCGGACGAGGTGCTCGACGCGCTCGGCGTGAAGGACCCGCTGCTCGACATCGCCAAGGAGCTCGAGGCCGTCGCCCTGGCCGACGACTACTTCATCGAACGCAAACTGTATCCGAACGTCGACTTCTACACGGGAGTCATCTACAAGGCCATGGGCTTTCCGACGCGGATGTTCACGGTGCTGTTCGCCATCGGCCGCCTGCCCGGCTGGATCGGCCACTGGCGCGAGATGAATACTGACCCCGCCACCAAGATTGGTCGCCCCCAGCAGCTCTACATCGGCGAGCCCGAGCGCAACTGGCCGAGCCGCTAG
- a CDS encoding amidohydrolase family protein: MTVIAIEEHWTTPALTAALQGLGEEDRDESLAFNEIGDNRERLHDIGDGRIAAMDEQGIDMQILSLAPPATGPLAAADALSLSRETNDFAADAVRRHPSRLRALCTLPMAAPGAAADELERAAALGFVGAMVYGRTGETALDDPRYDDVFATAARLGQPIFIHPQIPSRVLRQAAYSGFDPMTELALSTFGWGWHLEAAVAALRLIVRGTFDRHPELHIVLGHWGELLLFWQDRVNGLSRIAGLERKVSDYIRSNVFITSSGMFETALLHHALEATSIDRLLFSTDYPFQRPTQPDIQNFLAEFDTDEDRAKFTEGNARRLFRIDEPR; encoded by the coding sequence GTGACAGTCATCGCCATCGAAGAACACTGGACAACACCCGCGCTGACGGCAGCCCTGCAGGGCTTGGGCGAAGAAGACCGCGACGAGAGCCTGGCGTTCAACGAGATAGGTGATAATCGTGAGCGCCTTCACGACATCGGAGATGGGCGAATCGCGGCCATGGATGAGCAGGGCATCGACATGCAGATACTCTCGCTCGCCCCGCCCGCAACGGGTCCGCTCGCTGCTGCCGATGCACTCTCGCTCAGCCGCGAGACGAACGACTTCGCCGCCGACGCGGTGCGCCGTCATCCGTCCCGGCTGCGCGCCCTGTGCACCCTGCCGATGGCCGCCCCAGGCGCGGCAGCCGACGAACTGGAACGTGCCGCCGCACTCGGCTTCGTCGGCGCCATGGTCTACGGACGCACCGGCGAGACAGCACTCGACGATCCTCGCTACGACGATGTGTTTGCCACCGCCGCACGCCTGGGGCAGCCGATCTTCATCCATCCCCAGATTCCCTCGCGCGTGCTCCGCCAGGCGGCCTACTCCGGGTTCGACCCGATGACCGAGCTCGCCCTTTCGACCTTCGGCTGGGGGTGGCATCTCGAAGCCGCCGTCGCCGCGCTCCGACTCATCGTTCGGGGCACCTTCGATCGACACCCCGAGCTTCACATCGTTCTTGGCCACTGGGGCGAGTTGCTGCTGTTCTGGCAAGACCGGGTCAATGGCCTCTCCCGCATCGCCGGGCTGGAACGGAAAGTCTCCGATTACATCCGGTCGAACGTCTTCATTACGAGCTCCGGCATGTTCGAGACGGCACTGCTCCACCACGCACTGGAAGCCACGTCGATCGACCGCTTGCTCTTCTCTACGGACTACCCCTTTCAACGCCCCACCCAGCCCGATATTCAGAATTTTCTGGCGGAATTCGACACCGACGAAGACCGAGCGAAGTTCACCGAAGGCAACGCCCGCCGTCTCTTCAGAATCGACGAGCCCCGCTGA
- the efeU gene encoding iron uptake transporter permease EfeU, whose protein sequence is MLANYLIGLREGLEAALVVTILVAYVVKIERRDVLRRLWLGVALAVLLSLSVGALLTFGTYGLTFEAQEAIGGSLSIVATAFVTWMVFWMLRTARNLKGQLQQHVDRHLVGAAWGLVFVAFLAVGREGVETALFIWTAVQATGQSTFPLLGAALGILTAVVLGWLIYKGMLRINLSRFFTWTGGILVIVAAGVLAYGVHDLQEAGILPGLYSLAFDVSGIVPPDSWYGTLLKGTVNFTPATTWLQAVVWVLYVVPTLTAFVTLSRRSRPAPKTAPAATGSTPVAASAPIG, encoded by the coding sequence GTGCTCGCTAACTACCTGATAGGCCTTCGCGAGGGGCTCGAGGCCGCGCTGGTCGTCACCATACTCGTGGCATACGTCGTCAAGATCGAGCGCCGAGACGTGCTGCGCCGGCTCTGGCTCGGGGTTGCCCTCGCCGTGCTGCTGTCGCTCTCGGTGGGCGCACTGCTCACCTTCGGAACGTACGGGCTCACCTTCGAGGCCCAGGAGGCCATCGGTGGCAGTCTCTCCATCGTGGCGACGGCCTTCGTCACCTGGATGGTGTTCTGGATGCTGCGCACGGCGCGCAATCTCAAGGGCCAGTTGCAGCAGCACGTCGACCGCCATCTGGTCGGGGCCGCGTGGGGGCTCGTGTTCGTCGCGTTCCTCGCCGTGGGCCGCGAGGGCGTCGAGACGGCCCTGTTCATCTGGACCGCCGTCCAAGCGACCGGCCAGTCGACGTTCCCGCTGCTGGGCGCCGCGCTCGGCATCCTCACCGCCGTCGTGCTGGGCTGGCTGATCTACAAGGGCATGCTGCGTATCAACTTGTCGCGCTTCTTCACCTGGACGGGCGGCATCCTCGTGATAGTGGCCGCCGGGGTGCTCGCCTACGGTGTGCACGATCTGCAGGAGGCAGGAATCCTGCCCGGGCTCTACTCCCTCGCGTTCGATGTAAGCGGCATCGTGCCACCCGATAGCTGGTACGGAACGCTACTCAAGGGCACGGTGAACTTCACCCCCGCAACGACGTGGCTGCAGGCCGTGGTCTGGGTGCTGTACGTCGTTCCGACGCTGACCGCCTTCGTCACGCTCTCGCGTCGCTCACGCCCTGCCCCGAAGACCGCGCCCGCAGCGACCGGCTCTACGCCCGTGGCCGCATCCGCGCCCATCGGCTGA
- the dapC gene encoding succinyldiaminopimelate transaminase encodes MALAPLPDYPWDQMTPFAERARAHPDGIVDLSIGSPVDPTPEVIRAALAAATDAHAYPLTVGTPVLREAIVEWFARRRGVPSLTPEHVLPTIGSKEFVAWLPFMLGLGAGDIVVHPVAAYPTYAIGAAMAGATAFASDEPDDWPEHTRLVWLNSPGNPDGRVLDVQQLRRAVTRARELGAVVAGDECYAELGWDGRWATEAIPSLLDPRVTGGELTGLLAAYSLSKQSNLAGYRAAFAAGDPALIARLVTVRKHAGLIVPGPLQSAMVVALGDDEHVRAQKERYRARRAVLLPALIAAGFRIDRSEAGLYLWATEGRDAWQSIERLAELGILAGPGVFYGDAYPEHVRLSLTASDERIAAAADRLRASGASRATGENL; translated from the coding sequence GTGGCCCTCGCACCGCTTCCCGACTATCCGTGGGATCAGATGACGCCGTTCGCGGAACGCGCCAGGGCGCATCCGGATGGCATCGTGGACCTCTCCATCGGCTCGCCCGTCGACCCGACGCCCGAGGTCATCAGGGCCGCGCTCGCCGCGGCCACGGATGCCCACGCGTACCCGCTCACCGTCGGAACCCCGGTGCTGCGTGAGGCCATCGTCGAGTGGTTCGCCCGCCGCCGTGGCGTTCCCTCGCTCACCCCGGAGCACGTGCTGCCGACGATCGGCTCCAAGGAGTTCGTGGCCTGGCTGCCGTTCATGCTCGGCCTCGGCGCGGGCGACATTGTGGTGCACCCCGTTGCGGCGTATCCGACATATGCAATAGGCGCCGCTATGGCGGGCGCCACCGCATTCGCGAGCGATGAGCCGGATGACTGGCCCGAGCACACGCGGCTCGTCTGGCTCAACTCGCCCGGCAATCCGGATGGCCGCGTTCTCGACGTGCAGCAGTTGCGCCGGGCCGTCACGCGCGCCCGCGAACTCGGCGCGGTCGTGGCCGGTGACGAGTGCTACGCGGAACTCGGCTGGGACGGGCGCTGGGCTACTGAGGCCATTCCGAGCCTGCTCGACCCACGGGTGACCGGGGGAGAGCTGACGGGCCTGCTTGCGGCGTATTCGCTGAGCAAGCAGTCCAATCTGGCCGGGTATCGCGCCGCATTCGCAGCCGGTGATCCCGCGCTCATCGCCCGGCTCGTGACGGTGCGCAAGCACGCCGGACTCATCGTGCCGGGGCCGCTGCAGTCGGCGATGGTCGTCGCCCTCGGCGACGACGAGCACGTGCGAGCGCAGAAGGAACGCTACCGGGCGCGACGGGCCGTGCTGCTGCCGGCATTGATCGCGGCCGGCTTTCGCATCGATCGCAGCGAGGCGGGTCTCTACCTCTGGGCAACGGAGGGGCGCGACGCGTGGCAGAGCATCGAGCGGCTCGCCGAGTTGGGCATCCTGGCCGGGCCCGGGGTCTTCTATGGGGATGCGTACCCCGAGCACGTGCGGTTGTCGCTCACCGCGAGCGACGAGCGCATTGCGGCCGCGGCCGACCGCCTGCGTGCGTCGGGAGCGAGCCGTGCAACTGGAGAGAACCTCTAA
- a CDS encoding DUF6113 family protein encodes MVARIINVLVLVLLGAVVGTVGTVAHQSAVTIVSVRLPWGLIVALAAVSCLLVGVRLVSEGRLLAFAAAVGAIGMILVFSMTSVGGSVLIPNNLAAQIWVIAPIVVAVLVVAWPRMSQLRRDTASAPLA; translated from the coding sequence ATGGTCGCGCGAATAATCAACGTTCTCGTTCTCGTGCTGCTCGGCGCCGTTGTCGGCACGGTAGGAACCGTTGCGCACCAGTCCGCGGTGACGATCGTCAGTGTGAGGCTGCCGTGGGGGCTCATCGTGGCGCTCGCCGCCGTCAGCTGCCTGCTCGTGGGCGTTCGACTCGTGAGCGAGGGCCGCCTTCTGGCCTTCGCTGCGGCCGTCGGCGCCATAGGAATGATCCTGGTGTTCTCGATGACGAGCGTCGGAGGTTCCGTGCTGATTCCCAATAATCTCGCCGCGCAGATCTGGGTCATTGCGCCGATAGTGGTGGCCGTGCTCGTGGTTGCCTGGCCGCGTATGAGCCAGTTGCGTCGCGACACGGCCTCCGCGCCGCTGGCGTAA